The following proteins come from a genomic window of Diceros bicornis minor isolate mBicDic1 chromosome 4, mDicBic1.mat.cur, whole genome shotgun sequence:
- the LRRC8C gene encoding volume-regulated anion channel subunit LRRC8C, translating into MIPVTEFRQFSEQQPAFRVLKPWWDVFTDYLSVAMLMIGVFGCTLQVMQDKIICLPKRVQPSQNHSSVSNVSQAVASTTPLPPPKPSPTNSVPVEMKGLKTDLDLQQYSFINQMCYERALHWYAKYFPYLVLIHTLVFMLCSNFWFKFPGSSSKIEHFISILGKCFDSPWTTRALSEVSGEDSEEKDNRKNNMSRSNTIQSGPEGSLVNSQSLKSIPEKFVVDKSTAGALDKKEGEQAKALFEKVKKFRLHVEEGDILYAMYVRQTILKVIKFLIIIAYNSALVSKVQFTVDCNVDIQDMTGYKNFSCNHTMAHLFSKLSFCYLCFVSIYGLTCLYTLYWLFYRSLREYSFEYVRQETGIDDIPDVKNDFAFMLHMIDQYDPLYSKRFAVFLSEVSENKLKQLNLNNEWTPDKLRQKLQTNAHNRLELPLIMLSGLPDTVFEITELQSLKLEIIKNVMIPATIAQLDNLQELSLHQCSVKIHSAALSFLKENLKVLSVKFDDVRELPPWMYGLRNLEELYLVGSLSHDISKNITLESLRDLKSLKILSIKSNVSKIPQAVVDVSSHLQKMCIHNDGTKLVMLNNLKKMTNLTELELVHCDLERIPHAVFSLLSLQELDLKENNLKSIEEIVSFQHLRKLTVLKLWHNSITYIPEHIKKLTSLERLSFSHNKIEVLPSHLFLCNKIRYLDLSYNDIRFIPPEVGVLQSLQYFSITCNKVESLPDELYFCKKLKTLKIGKNSLSVLSPKIGNLLLLSYLDVKGNHFEILPPELGDCRALKRAGLVVEDALFETLPSDVREQMKTE; encoded by the coding sequence GTCATGCAAGACAAGATAATCTGCCTTCCGAAAAGAGTTCAGCCTTCTCAGAACCACTCTTCCGTCTCGAATGTCTCTCAAGCAGTTGCCAGTACCACCCCACTGCCTCCACCTAAACCATCTCCTACCAACTCTGTCCCGGTGGAAATGAAAGGACTGAAGACGGATTTGGACCTTCAGCAGTACAGTTTTATAAACCAGATGTGTTATGAGCGAGCCCTCCACTGGTATGCCAAGTATTTCCCTTACCTTGTCCTCATCCATACCCTGGTCTTCATGCTCTGCAGCAACTTTTGGTTCAAATTCCCTGGTTCCAGCTCCAAAATAGAACATTTCATCTCAATCCTGGGGAAGTGTTTTGACTCTCCTTGGACTACACGGGCTTTATCTGAAGTGTCTGGGGAGGACTCAGAAGAAAAGGACAACAGGAAGAACAACATGAGCAGGTCTAACACCATCCAGTCTGGTCCAGAAGGTAGCCTGGTCAACTCTCAGTCATTAAAGTCAATTCCTGAGAAGTTTGTGGTTGACAAATCCACTGCAGGGGCTCTGGATAAGAAGGAAGGCGAGCAAGCGAAGGCCTTATTTGAGAAGGTGAAGAAGTTCAGGCTGCATGTAGAAGAAGGTGATATACTATATGCTATGTATGTGCGCCAGACTATACTTAAGGTTATAAAATTCTTAATCATCATTGCATATAATAGCGCCCTGGTTTCCAAAGTCCAATTTACTGTGGACTGTAATGTTGATATTCAGGACATGACTGGATATAAAAACTTTTCTTGCAATCATACCATGGCACACTTGTTCTCAAAACTCtccttttgttacctgtgctttgTAAGTATCTATGGATTGACATGCCTTTATACGTTATACTGGCTCTTCTACCGTTCTCTAAGGGAATACTCTTTCGAGTATGTCCGGCAGGAGACTGGAATTGATGATATTCCAGATGTGAAGAATGACTTTGCTTTTATGCTTCATATGATAGATCAGTATGATCCTCTGTATTCCAAGAGATTTGCAGTGTTCCTGTCTGAAGTGAGTGAAAACAAATTAAAGCAGCTCAACTTAAATAATGAGTGGACTCCCGATAAactgaggcagaagctacagaCGAATGCCCATAACCGGCTGGAATTGCCTCTTATCATGCTCTCTGGCCTTCCAGACACTGTTTTTGAAATCACAGAGCTGCAATCTCTGAAACTTGAAATCATTAAGAACGTAATGATACCAGCCACCATTGCACAACTAGACAATCTCCAAGAGCTCTCTCTACACCAGTGCTCCGTCAAAATCCACAGCGCGGCACTCTCTTTCTTGAAGGAAAACCTCAAAGTCTTGAGCGTCAAGTTTGATGATGTGAGGGAGCTGCCCCCTTGGATGTATGGACTTCGGAATCTGGAAGAGCTGTACCTGGTTGGCTCTCTAAGTCACGATATTTCCAAAAATATCACCCTTGAGTCTCTGCGGGATCTTAAAAGCCTTAAAATTCTTTCTATCAAAAGCAACGTTTCTAAAATCCCTCAGGCAGTCGTCGATGTTTCCAGCCATCTCCAGAAGATGTGCATACATAATGATGGCACCAAGCTGGTGATGCTCAACAATCTAAAGAAGATGACCAACCTGACAGAGCTAGAGCTGGTCCACTGCGACCTGGAGCGCATTCCTCACGCTGTGTTTAGCCTGCTCAGCCTCCAGGAATTGGACCTCAAAGAAAATAATCTGAAATCCATAGAAGAAATCGTTAGCTTTCAGCACTTGAGAAAGTTGACAGTGCTAAAACTGTGGCATAACAGCATCACCTATATCCCAGAGcatataaagaaactcaccagccTGGAGCGTCTGTCCTTTAGTCACAATAAAATAGAGGTGCTGCCTTCCCACCTCTTCCTATGCAACAAAATCCGATACTTGGACTTGTCCTACAATGACATTCGCTTTATCCCACCTGAAGTCGGAGTTCTACAAAGTTTACAGTATTTTTCCATCACTTGTAACAAAGTGGAGAGCCTTCCAGATGAACTCTACTTCTGCAAGAAACTTAAAACTCTGAAGATTGGGAAAAACAGCCTATCAGTACTTTCACCGAAAATTGGAAATTTACTATTACTTTCCTACTTAGATGTTAAAGGCAATCACTTTGAAATCCTCCCTCCTGAACTGGGCGACTGTCGGGCTCTGAAGAGAGCTGGTTTAGTTGTAGAAGATGCTCTGTTTGAAACTTTGCCTTCTGATGTCCGGgagcaaatgaaaacagaataa